The DNA segment GAAACCTGAGGTACTTTTCCAAATACTGTGAACCGGGCATTTGTTGTTTTGAGTTGGTACAGAGCATTTCCAGAGTAGAGATATGGCCTTTCGATAACTAGCTGACTCCCACTTTGCAATTGTACCTTGTTCCTCGAGTGGTTAATAGTCAACATTGAGGAATTCGGATTATCGTAGTATCGGCGGATGATCGTTGATGCACGGCCATCGGCGATTATCGACGAATCATCTCCATAAGCGTCGACAAACTCGTACATCGCGTACTCGTTATCGTTGGCGGCGTAGCGTTGAGCCGAATGCGCATCATCTGCGATCGGTCCGTCGACCGCGCCTATAAATCCGACTGCCATGATGGCAAACCAGACGCCACAGAATAAGATCAAGGCTGGTAGTGCGACGCGGCCAATGATGTCTTCTGTGAAAACTTCGCGAAGCCCGATCGCAGCAAACGGTGCGAGGGCAAATGAAATGAACTGAAACCATCTCATTGGGAAAAAGAAGTCTATATTGAATAGTGGACCACCGAAGGCAAATAGATAAAGAATCCCGATGAGGGCCGTGAACTGGACTCCAAATTGGTCCCACCGATGTCCGAGGTGCCGAATAACACCGACAGCTGCTAATCCGAATAACACTGCTGAGCCAACAACGTGAATAGGGGTCAATCCACCCGCGACGGAGGTAGCGACGTTAAGACCTTCGGGAAGCGTTTCTCCCCCTCCTCCTCCTGAAGAGCGGAACCCGATTTGGGACAGCAGCGGTATCAGTTGCATTACCAGGCTTGACACGACATCCGGAGCGTCACCTTCCGGGCCGCTGTACCGGGTTATCCGCCAGAATTGAACGAGACTTACGCCAAGAATCATGAGGTACCCAATTATATGGAAGCGCCGTTCACGGTGATAGTCTGCTGCCAGGATTGCAACTAAAGCCATGAGTGTGATCCACCCCGTAGACTGGTGCGTTAATAGGACCATCAAATAACAAATCAATGCAACTCCGAGCATACGTTTTGAATCTGTTACTAAAAACCGGTGGGTTCCGTAAACCGCGAGAGTGAAGAACACCATTCCAATAGTTGTTGTGCTTTGGAACACGCTCCAACCCAGTGTAAAATCGGCTGTGATATAGAGTAATCCACCGAGACTCCCGAGCATCGGTGCTCCGTACGTCCGTTGAATTAGAGCGAATATGACCAGGGGGGGAACAACAGTATACAAAAAAGTGACAGATAGAAAGAAAATCTCCTGTACATCTAACCCTGTGACGTGTGCGACCGATGCTAGTATTTCGTGGTACGCTGGCGCATAATAGTACTTCGACGTAGCAAATACTTGATCGAGTGCTCCAGTGGTGATCAATTCTTGTGTATGCCGGAAGTGATAGTGGCCGTCACTCCCAAACGGATACGGGCTGGAGAAGTGGATCGTTGCTCGATGGAGAAGGCCGCTTATTAGAGCGAAACTGATACCGAGAAGAGGTTTTCTAGATAAGATTACGAATAGCGATATGCAGTATAGTACAATAGTAAGCCCTATCACCCAAACCGATCGAGTGAACCCTCCTAGGCGATATACAAGTGTCAGGGTTCCTACCCCGAATAGAAACCCTAGCATGGACAATCGCCAATCGAATGGGGTGGCAGGCAGTTTCTGTATCCAATTTCTATTTGCAGTAAATACTGAGAATATTCCTCCACTAAGAGCCGCCAAGGGATATATCTTAGCGAATGGATTAGATATGAAAACCGACAGCATTAAACCAAGGATGCCCGCAGAAATAGATACCATTGCGAGGGATTTGTGACGGTTTGTGTTGAACCTCGTCCAGAGTCTCATTGGGCGAATCTTCCTAATATGGTGTAATAATAGACGCGGTTAAGTATTGCCATATTCTCGTTAAAGGGTTGGTTTGTAAAACGACCCGTGATTCAGATCTGCTCTTGTTAGTTCTCTGGTCGTTTTCAATGTACCACCGTGAAATTACAGATGCAGTTTAACACGTGAATTGCTAGATTCATAACGTTCTATTTTAACTAAAAAAAGCACACACTTCGGCGGCTCGATCTTCCCAGGTGTTACGTTTGGCAGTTTCAATGGAATTTTTGGAAATCGTGTTAACTTTACCCAAATCATGCATCAGTGACATGACTCCCTCGGCCAACTCAACTGGATCGTCTCTACAAATGACTCCACAGCCGTTATTCTCGACAAATCTTGCGATCGTCTTACATTTAGTTGAGACGACCGGTAGCCCAAAAGACATATATTCGAACAATTTTACCGGCATGGCCATATTGTTGTAATATGTGTCTCTAAAAGGTATGATACCTATATCACTTTTATTATATATTGGTTCTAGCCCTTCGCCCGACTCATGATAAACGTAAATTGGGAGACTTTCGATGGCGTTACTTGTTTTGTCATTTAATCTTTCATATTCTCCTTCCCTACAGACCAGGTGCAGAACAATATCATTATTTTCTAACTCCCTCATCATACCAACTAGGTTATGTATCCCATATCTCTCCGAAATACCACCAACGTATATTATATCGCTCACTTCCTCTCGTTCTATTGGATTCTGTTTATTACAGCCAGGCCATAATACGTCTCGAGTCGCAGCTTTTAACGACAGCTCTAATGAATATTCACTCGGAAAATAGACTATATCGGCTAGTTTTGTGTATAGGTCGACTTCAGCAAAATGTGCCGCTCTAAATACGTATTTCTTAACTCCATCCTTAGAGAAATGGTCTGCGAATTTCCAATATGTGTCTCGATAAAAAACTGCTAGGGGTACGTCGTGTTTCCGAATCTTGTAGAGAAATGGATAATCATACAATGGATGAATCGGGGAGGAGGGAGGTTCTGAATAGCAAAAATCATATTTGTCCCATTCCATACTCTCTCCAAATACTTTTCTTAACCTATTCTTGCCCCTTCCTTGAATTATGTCAACATCGTGGCCTAGCCCCTTCAACGATCGAAACATCTCATAGGGTCTCTTTCCTGACCCCTTCTTGACGTTAAACGATTCACGGGGAGAATGATACAATATTTTCATCCCTCCTCAATTTGTGATCCCTCTCTATTAAGCGTCTCCATCTTTTCACCGGAATTCAGATTCTATTCACGAATCACTAAGAATTTTAGGAAATATATTCCATTTGACTATATATTACTTTATATGTATACATTTATCGAGGGGATAGATCCTATCACTATCAATTTCCCCGTTTCGAACACGAACTATTCCCTTATTCGATCGAAGTTGGGGCACATGTGTGGGGAATGCGATTCTAGATCGGTCAAATTATACGTCTGAATGGATTCCGAGTTATCTACCTTCTCTCCGGGGACTGAATTCGGCTCTGTTTAGACGTCCGAACCGCGACGGAGGAACCGCCACTAGTAAGTCGTAGGGTTCTAGCAAGAGATGCTACTTTTCGAATGTAGCAGGGAGTGAAGCGGGACGGTTCGGTTGTGCAATTGAAGATCGCCCGCTTCACCGAATTATTCGTTTCGCTCGCCAATAAGTTGTCGCTGGAGAGTGGGCTCCGGCGTTTCATCCCGGTGAAGGCGGCTACGCTGACTGGGTGATTGTTACGTTTCACGGCTTTCGCGAGTATCATAATCACCCGTAACGGCGCCTCATGGATGGTCTATCCGAGCTGCCAAAATTTCCGACATTCTCGGTCTAGTACTGTCTTATCTGCCCGATTTCACTAACCACCTGTGCGCGGTATCTACGACTCAAAATGCCGATCTGGTGCGTCCTCCTACGACTTTCGGCGGAGCTGCACGACACCGGTGAGAGCCAGGCGTTTGACGCGACTGGTATGGATCGCATCTCTGTCAGCCAGCACTACGCGAAACAGACGAATTACACGGGTTTCGGGCGGATAAGACGGCCGTCTTGATCACATGCAAAAATAATCTGCCCCTTGATTTTAACTGGTCCATTAAACGATCGCATGACTCTCATTCCGGTTGGAAAGTGCCGAAACGAAACCAAAACAAGGTGAATAGCCTCACGGGGATAAAGGCTACAACTGATGGTTATTACGCAAGATACTCCTTTCAGACGGTGTGGAGCCGCTGATCAAGCACTGCGAATTTGGTTGTATCGGCGTCGCGCGAAAACTTTGATTGATAATGCTATCTACAACCAACACTCGAACGTCGAATCGGCATTTTTTGAACCCCGGCGAAAATATGGCTAGATAGTCCGTACTCGAACTTGGTACGGCCAGTTCCGGGAACTCGTTCTGAAGTATGTAGTCAGAAGCGTCGAAGCGCACTCCGCTTTGGAGCAAGGTTCAGTAAATCCGTTCGTCGTGACTCACGCTGGTATCGTCTCGTCATCAATCGGATTGAACGCTGTCCAAAAACCGGAAGAGTGGCTATAGTGGAAGTATGCTAGTCAATTCTCCATTTTGAATTGAGCGTTGACCATTGGTAGTGGGACAGGAGACGCCCTACAGAGCAGGTAGACATAGGCATTGTTATACCTACGCTATCCAATACCCAACCGTCGTAGATGAATCTCGACCACGAGCAATTCTTTGATTTCGAACTCGACCAATCACTCTACGATCTCACGGTGGACGGTGTTCCCGTTTGGGAGCGAATACGCGTGAAGGTAGCAAACGAAATTAAACGAAAGCACGGCCTTGGACAGGCCCATTCGAATGCGGCCGAGGGATACGCTTCGTACACGAAAGCCGCCAGATTACTGGCGAAAAATATCGTCCACAAGAACCCACTACTCGCTGACCAATCGGATATCGTAATCGTCGGCTCTCCGAGACGAAAACAACTTGAAGACGGACGATGGTGGGACATATACACCGACCCAATTCACCAAAAACTCGACACGGACTCCCTCCATCTGGAGTTACCCTATTCGCTTGAACATCGTTCTCCAGTACCAACGGAGAATATGCGCTACCTTGATATGGTTAAATTTATCGGGGATGCTCAACGGCTCCTTGGGGTAGGAAAACCGACGTTGACGACAAAAATTGATACCCGGTTGAATAGTATCTCACGAGCGATTAAGCGTGAATTCGACGCCACTGTCAATGTTGGGTCGATCACTAGGGAAACCCTCCATAAACGAACCACCCTTCTCAGGTTGTACAAACGGGTGATAGAACGGACAAGGCCGTCGATCGTGGTCCTTGTCTGTAGCTACGGCAAGGAAACGCTGATCGAGGCCTGTAAAGACCAGAACATTCCTGTCGTCGAACTCCAGCACGGTGTCATCTACGAACACCACTACGGCTACTCGTTTCCGGCACCTCGAACCAAGGAAATGTTTCCGGACTACCTCCTCACGTTCGGGGAGTTCTGGGGTGAGCACATTGAGTTCCCCATCCCAGACGAACGGGTGATCCCCGTCGGCTATCCTCACTTGGAGAACTCGCTCGATCGCTACACCGACGACGAGACTAGCGACCAGTTCCTGTTCATCTCCCAAGGGACAATCGGCGAGCAACTGTCGAAGTTCGCGATGGAGGTCGATCGCCATCCGGATGTCGACTACGATATCGTGTACAAACTCCACCCGGGCGAGTACGATCGCTGGAAGGACGAGTACCCCTGGCTGCTCGACGCGAACTTCGAGATTGTCGACAGCTCGGATCGCCAGCTGTACAGGCTGTTCGCTGAGTCGAGCGCCCAAATTGGGGTCGGATCGACGGCCGTCTACGAGGGACTAGCGTTTGGTCTGGAAACGTTCGTTTACGACTGTCCGGGTTCCGATGTCTTGGAGCCGCTGATCGACGAGGGAGCAGCGTCTATGGTCACGTCTGTAGACGAACTCGCGTCCGCACTCGGAGGGGAGGGCGGGTCGTTCGACCGAGAGTACTACTTTGCACCCAACGCGACCCAGCAGGCGTGTAACGTGATCGAGCGGTTGGCTGAAAACGGAACGATGTACGATCGAGCGAACGAATTATGACTGTCCGATTCTGTAGTCGGTTGATGGCCGCACGGGAAACCGAGTTGAAATCTCGGCATCGGCCTACTCAGAGGTATCCAAGATCTTGCAGTCGGTCTTCGGTTTCCTGTGCGGGACGCGTCGCCGACACAGCCGAGTCGTACGAGCCTCCTGCTCCAGACGTTGCGAACTCCTCGGCGATCCGCTCGAGCTCGGCCGCGTTCGACGGGCCGTCGAGTTCCGTGAAGTCACCGTCACGAACGGCCTTGACGTCGTAAAACTCGGTGAGGACTGGACCGGCGTCGATCACGTCGGACGACGGTCGATCAGGATAGCCGGTGTCGTAGGTGAAGATCCCTTTGACCCCGTCCGATTCGACGGCGACGTTGTACCGTTGCGGCGTGATCCGCTCTGTGATTCGTGGAACCGAATTCCCGTCTTTCGTCTGTAGTGGTTCACCGGCACAGCTGTTGGGGACATCGGCACCGATCTCGTGAGCAATCGTCGGGAGGAAGTCGACGGTGTTGACGGTATCGGGAACCGACCACTCCGCAGTTGCCGGCGGCTTGATCGCCATGAACGGTCGGATATTGCGGTCGTAGAGCGAACTGTGGGTGAAGAAACCGCGTTCGCCGAACTCTTCGCCGTGGTCACCAGTGAGGATGATCAGCGCGTCGTCGAACAAATCGACGGATTTGAGATAATCGGTAAACCGGGCGACTTGCTCGGCCGTGTACTCGATCGACAGTGAATGATACCGTTCCATCTTAGCCGAGAGATCTTGCTCTACGTCGTGATCACGTTCGTACACCCGGAGGTACTCTCCCGTCTCTCCGCGAGCGGCATCGTATTGCTCCCGATATCGTGATGGTCCAGTTAGATCCAGTTCTTTGTCCGAAAGTCGGTCGAGAGGCGGGAGATAGGGATAATGTGGATCGAAAACGTGGACGAAGTAGAACAGACTGTGGTCTCGCCGCTGCAGGTCGGTATCGATCCATTCGATTACCTGTGATAGACTCTCTCGGGAATCGTGATTGCGGCTGACCCAGTCATTGTACCCCATTACGTCGCCACGGTACCGATGGCACCCCCGACCGAATCCGAATTCGGGCAGGATACGGGTATGACTGACGAGACTGGAGCATTTGTAACCGTGGTCGGTCAGTAGTTCGGGAATCGTCGTCAACGTCGGATTGATCGGTCGCTCGTCCCCTTGGCCCTTTCCGTGACCTACGTAGCCGTGATCCCCTGGGTGTGTACCCGTGAACATGGAGCCGTGGGACGGGGGCGTCCAGTGGGCTTGGGTTCTGGGTTCCGTCGGGATAGTCGCATCCGATCCAAGTGCCTCGACGATTGGTTGCATAGACTCTCGTGCCGAATAGGGGAGCGTATCGATAGAGAGCAGGAAGATTGGAGGCTGTTCGCGATCCGGTTGAAGGGCAGGTAACCCGACTCGAGTTCGGTGCGCGCTGGTGTTCTGTCTAAACACGTTCCGAGAACGCCGCGACGAGGCACCATCTGTCGAGATCCGAATCGTGGCGGTATCTGTCGACTCATCTACTGGGATTGTGGACCAGAGCTGTGCCGGGTAGTCGTAGGTACCGTCGCTGACGATCCGTCGTATCTCGGTCGACGAGGTGATCGTCACCGATTCGCTGCGTTCGCTACCGACAATCGGCACTTCGATCGCACTGGCATTCGAGGTATCGACCTCCAAATCGATGGTTTGATTGGGGGGGGAATCTTGAGCAATAATATATTCAGTATCGTGGATACAGTAGGTGTTGAAATCAGTGTTCGACATCCACTCGGGTGTGTTGATGTCTTGTACTTTGTAAATCTCCTCGGTGAATAGCGACGATAGCTTTTCGCCGCCCTTTCGAACTACAGCAGGAAACCCCTCTTCTCGCAGTAACGAGAAGGTTGATCTGACAGTTCCAGGTCCCATTCCTACGGTGCCATTTTTCAAGTGGGACTTTATCGTTTTTCGTTTTCGAACTCTGGTTAGTCACTTAGGAGGACTATATGCCTAGAGACCTCTCCAACCCAATTTGCCGAACCATGCGTGCAATGATCGAACATCATTCGGCCGGTCTGTCTAGTACAGTACCCCCGACTATGTTTTGTAACCGAGATTTACCAACCGTTTTTCGATTGCTTCATTGGTAATATCTTGTAAGGTTGTGGGCTTCTCTGAGGTGACTTCTGGCCTATCTCCAGAATCGACTGTTAGCCAAGGAACGCGTCGCAGTTCTTCCATATACGTGTTTTGTGGGTGGCCAAACACATCTTTCTCACCTAACGACTGGCCATGGTCTGCGGTCACCACTATCTTCCCATCAAAATATTCAATTAGGCTGGATACATATTCTAACACAATCTCCAGATTCTCCACATATACTTCTTTAAATTCTTCCATCGTCATATAACCCTCTCTGACGGCGCCACCTAACGTTGATACTACGTTCTCGCCATTTTGGTCGTAATTCTTGATTTTCTCAGGATCTCTGGAGAGAACGATCAACCCCTCGTTTTTCACTCGCTTCCGGAGTTCTTCGGCTCGTTCTCCGAGATAGGGGCTATGGGGTTGCATGAAATGAGAAATGATACGTTTGTTAGGATATTTCTCATAAGCATCTATCGTCGCGTTGTAAACTGTGCTGGGGGCCATGCCTTTCGCACTAGAGTGGAGGACTTCCACATCCTCAACAGCGTCATCCTCGTCAGTGAAAATGAGGTCGTGGAACGCACCGTCTGCAATCCGAGCCCCGTATCCGTTCGCAGTCACGTAAACGGTGTTGTAGAGTTCCCTGTTAGCAAAGTTCTTCGTAGCAAACTCTTTGCTATGAGAGCCCCTTGATATAACAGAATTCAAGTTGCCCTCCATCGAAGCAACCTCCTCGAAAATATCGTACCGACAAGCATCTAGTATTATTAAATAATCCCAATCTTTAGCCATCACGTCTATCCCATATCCATATTTTTGTACGAATTGATGCCGGTTATACCATTTCCTGGGCAGGTGGGCTATCCGTTTCATCTCACTAGCTATTAGTTTCGGCGAATTAACTCCTCTTTTTACATTCTCAATTGTGTATCTCTTAGAGCTCATACTCTATTCTGTCTCTCCATTTTGGGTGAGTGGTGATTAAACTACTGTAGCTTTCCTACCGGTGGGGGTGTAAAAAATACAAATAATGTATGGGATATCTAGCTAATGATGGCAAAGTACTTCGGAAATGGGTCACAACGTGCCCATAATGCCAA comes from the Halovivax cerinus genome and includes:
- a CDS encoding glycosyltransferase; this encodes MKILYHSPRESFNVKKGSGKRPYEMFRSLKGLGHDVDIIQGRGKNRLRKVFGESMEWDKYDFCYSEPPSSPIHPLYDYPFLYKIRKHDVPLAVFYRDTYWKFADHFSKDGVKKYVFRAAHFAEVDLYTKLADIVYFPSEYSLELSLKAATRDVLWPGCNKQNPIEREEVSDIIYVGGISERYGIHNLVGMMRELENNDIVLHLVCREGEYERLNDKTSNAIESLPIYVYHESGEGLEPIYNKSDIGIIPFRDTYYNNMAMPVKLFEYMSFGLPVVSTKCKTIARFVENNGCGVICRDDPVELAEGVMSLMHDLGKVNTISKNSIETAKRNTWEDRAAEVCAFFS
- a CDS encoding sulfatase-like hydrolase/transferase → MGPGTVRSTFSLLREEGFPAVVRKGGEKLSSLFTEEIYKVQDINTPEWMSNTDFNTYCIHDTEYIIAQDSPPNQTIDLEVDTSNASAIEVPIVGSERSESVTITSSTEIRRIVSDGTYDYPAQLWSTIPVDESTDTATIRISTDGASSRRSRNVFRQNTSAHRTRVGLPALQPDREQPPIFLLSIDTLPYSARESMQPIVEALGSDATIPTEPRTQAHWTPPSHGSMFTGTHPGDHGYVGHGKGQGDERPINPTLTTIPELLTDHGYKCSSLVSHTRILPEFGFGRGCHRYRGDVMGYNDWVSRNHDSRESLSQVIEWIDTDLQRRDHSLFYFVHVFDPHYPYLPPLDRLSDKELDLTGPSRYREQYDAARGETGEYLRVYERDHDVEQDLSAKMERYHSLSIEYTAEQVARFTDYLKSVDLFDDALIILTGDHGEEFGERGFFTHSSLYDRNIRPFMAIKPPATAEWSVPDTVNTVDFLPTIAHEIGADVPNSCAGEPLQTKDGNSVPRITERITPQRYNVAVESDGVKGIFTYDTGYPDRPSSDVIDAGPVLTEFYDVKAVRDGDFTELDGPSNAAELERIAEEFATSGAGGSYDSAVSATRPAQETEDRLQDLGYL
- a CDS encoding sulfatase-like hydrolase/transferase; its protein translation is MSSKRYTIENVKRGVNSPKLIASEMKRIAHLPRKWYNRHQFVQKYGYGIDVMAKDWDYLIILDACRYDIFEEVASMEGNLNSVISRGSHSKEFATKNFANRELYNTVYVTANGYGARIADGAFHDLIFTDEDDAVEDVEVLHSSAKGMAPSTVYNATIDAYEKYPNKRIISHFMQPHSPYLGERAEELRKRVKNEGLIVLSRDPEKIKNYDQNGENVVSTLGGAVREGYMTMEEFKEVYVENLEIVLEYVSSLIEYFDGKIVVTADHGQSLGEKDVFGHPQNTYMEELRRVPWLTVDSGDRPEVTSEKPTTLQDITNEAIEKRLVNLGYKT